CTGACCGGCGAAGTGCTGCGCACCATGCGCGCGCTGGCCCAGGAGCGCATGACCATGCTGGTGGTCACGCACGAGATGGGCTTCGCTCGCGAGGTGGCGAACCGGGTCGTGTTCATGGACCGGGGCGAGATCATCGAGTCCGCGCCCGCGGCGGAGTTCTTTGCGAGCCCCCGGCATGCGCGAACCCAGGCATTCCTTCGCAGCATGCTGTGACATGGCCGCCACACGAGGTGCAAACTGGTCCCGATAATCCAAGCCGCAGCCCGCGCAGCCTGTAGGGAGTGCTACTGAAAAAGTAGCGCTCCACGGCCTGTGGCGATAGCAAACATCCATGCATGTATGTTTGCGTTACCATCGCTCGCACGGCAAATGGCCGCACCCGCGACAATCACGCCTTTTCCTGCTTTCCAACCTTTCCGCATGTCCGAGTCCGCCCCCCTGGTCGAGCTGCGCAACGTCACGTTCTCGTATGGCGAGCGTCCGATCCTGCGCGATCTGTCGCTGACCATCCCGCGCGGGAAGGTCACCGCGCTCATGGGCGCATCCGGCGGCGGCAAGACCACCGTGCTGCGCCTCATCGGTGGGCAGCAGATGGCCCAGCAGGGCGAGGTGCTGTTCGACGGCCAGGACGTGGCGCGCATGGACGCGGCCCAGCTCTACGCCGCGCGGCGCCGCATGGGCATGCTGTTCCAGTTCGGGGCCCTGTTCACCGACATGAGCGTGTTCGAGAACGTGGCCTTCCCGCTGCGCGAGCACACCGACCTCTCCGAGGCGCTGGTGCGCGACATCGTGCTCATGAAGCTGCAGGCCGTGGGCCTGCGCGGCGCGCGCGACCTCCTGCCCAGCCAGATCTCCGGCGGCATGGCGCGGCGCGTGGCGCTGGCCCGGGCCATCGCGCTCGACCCCGAGCTGATCCTCTACGACGAACCCTTCGCGGGGCTGGACCCGATCTCGCTCGGCACGGCCGCGCAGCTGATCCGGCAGCTCAACGACGCCATGGGCCTCACCACGCTCGTGGTCTCGCACGACGTGGAGGAAACCTTCCGCGTGGCCGACCACGTGGTCATCCTGGGCCCCGGCGTGGTCGCGGCGCAGGGCACGCCCGACGAGGTGCGCGCCAGCACCGACCCGCTGGTGCACCAGTTCGTGCACGCGCTGCCCACGGGCCCCGTGCCATTCCACTACCCCGGCCCCACCGTGGCCGACGATTTCGGACCGCTGGGCATCGGCAGCGGCACGGGCGGAGGTGCGCGATGAGCTGGTGGAAACCTTCGGACATCGGCTTCGCCACGCGCCGCGTGCTCGCGGACATCGGCCGCGCCGCGCGCCTGTTCGCGCGCCTCGTGGGCCTGGCCGGCCCCACCCTGCAGCGCTTCGGCCTGGTGCGCGACCAGCTGCACTTCCTGGGCAACTATTCGCTGTCGATCATCGCCGTCTCGGGCCTGTTCGTCGGCTTCGTGCTGGGGCTGCAGGGCTACTATACGCTGCAGCGCTACGGGGCCTCCCAGGCCCTGGGCCTGCTGGTGGCGCTGTCGCTGGTGCGCGAACTCGGGCCCGTGGTGTCGGCGCTGCTGTTCGCCGGCCGCGCGGGCACCTCGCTCACGGCCGAGATCGGGCTCATGCGCGCGGGCGAGCAGCTCTCGGCCATGGAAATGATGGCCGTGGACCCGGTGCGCCGCATCCTCGCGCCGCGCTTCTGGGCCGGCGTGATCGCCATGCCGCTGCTGGCGGCCGTGTTCAGTGCCGTGGGCGTGATCGGCGGCTGGGTGGTCGGCGTGGTCATGCTGGGCGTGGACGGCGGCGCGTTCTGGGGCCAGATGCAGAGCGGCGTGGACGTGTGGGCCGACGTGGGCAACGGCGTGCTCAAGAGCTTCGTCTTCGGCGTCACGGTGACCTTCGTCGCGCTGCTGCAGGGCTATGTCGCCAAGCCCACGCCCGAGGGCGTGTCGCGGGCCACCACGCGCACCGTGGTGATGGCCTCGCTCGCGGTGCTGGGGCTGGATTTCCTGCTCACCGCCTGGATGTTCAGCATCTGAGCCGCCGCCCACCGGTCCGCACGCAAGAACCCATCAAGAGAGAAACACACACCATGCAGCACTCCAAGAACGATATCTGGGTCGGCCTGTTCGTCCTGCTGGGCGGCGCGGCCCTGCTCTTCCTCGCCCTGCAGTCGGCCAACCTGCTGCGCGTGCAGTGGCAGACCGGCTACCACGTGACGGCGCTCTTCGACAACATCGGCGGGCTCAAGCCCCAGGCCGCGGTCCGCAGCGCCGGCGTGGTCGTGGGCCGCGTGAACGCGATCGCCTTCGACGACAAGACCTTCCAGGCCCAGGTGACGCTGGAGATGGACAAGCGCTACGCCTTCCCCAAGGACAGCTCGCTCAAGATCCTCACCAACGGCCTGCTGGGCGACCAGTACATCGGCATCCAGGCGGGTGCCGAGGAAAAGAACCTCACCGAGGGCGACCGCATCACGTCCACGCAGTCCGCCGTGGTGCTGGAGAACCTCATCAGCCAGTTCCTCTATGGCAAGGCCGAGGAGGGCGGTGGGGCCTCTTCGGGCGGAGCCAAGAAATGACGACGACAACAATGACCAAGATGCTCCAAGATTTCCGGGCACCGTCCCTGCGCGGCAGTGCCTGCGCGGTGGCGGCGGCCCTCGTGCTGGCCGGCTGCGCCAGCGGGCCCAACGCCAATCCGCGCGACCCGCTCGAACCCTACAACCGCGGCATGACGCGGTTCAACGACACGGTCGACGAAATCATCCTGCGGCCCGTCGCCATCGCCTACACGGAGGTGACGCCGCCCCTGGTGCGCACGGGCGTGAGCAACTTCTTCGCGAACCTGGGCGACCTGTGGTCGTTCGTGAACAACGTGCTGCAGCTGCGCGGCGAGAGCGCGCTCAACAGCATCGCGCGGTTCAACGTGAACACCGTGTTCGGCATGGGCGGCGTGTTCGACGTGGCCTCCGAGATGGGCATCGACCGCGCCAAGCAGGACTTCGGCCTCACGCTGGGCCGCTGGGGCGTGCCGACCGGGCCGTACCTCGTGCTGCCGCTGCTGGGCCCCTCCACGGTGCGCGACACCATCGCGCTGCCGGTCGACAGCAAGGGCAACCTGGTCACCTACGTGGACCCGGTGTCCGACCGCAATGCGCTCTATGCGCTCAACATCGTGAACACGCGGGCCAACCTGCTGCGCGCGAGTTCCGTGCTGGACACGGCCGCGCTCGACAAGTACAGCTTCACGCGCGATGCCTACCTGCAGGTGCGCAACCAGGCGGCCCAGACCGATGCGCGCAGCGAAGAGCGCTACGACCAGGACGCCGGCAAGCTGCCCGAGGAGCCCGTGCGCTGAGGCGCCCGGCAGGAGTTGCAGTTGCTTGCATCCGGGTACCCGCGAGACGCATGCCCCTGCGGCGCTGCACCCAGAATGCATGAATGAACCGGTGTGCTCCGTTTCGGAGGGCACCACAGAAAGGAAACGAACCATGACGATGAACCGACGTACCCTGGGCCAGGCGGCCCTGTGCACCGCCGCGGTGCTGTGGCTGGGCCTGCCGGTCGCCGCCCTGGCGGCCGAAGAGGCGCCGGATGCGCTGGTCAAGCGCCTGTCCACCGATGTGCTGGAGACGGTGCGCAGCGAC
The DNA window shown above is from Acidovorax sp. NCPPB 4044 and carries:
- a CDS encoding MlaA family lipoprotein — its product is MTTTTMTKMLQDFRAPSLRGSACAVAAALVLAGCASGPNANPRDPLEPYNRGMTRFNDTVDEIILRPVAIAYTEVTPPLVRTGVSNFFANLGDLWSFVNNVLQLRGESALNSIARFNVNTVFGMGGVFDVASEMGIDRAKQDFGLTLGRWGVPTGPYLVLPLLGPSTVRDTIALPVDSKGNLVTYVDPVSDRNALYALNIVNTRANLLRASSVLDTAALDKYSFTRDAYLQVRNQAAQTDARSEERYDQDAGKLPEEPVR
- the mlaE gene encoding lipid asymmetry maintenance ABC transporter permease subunit MlaE; the protein is MSWWKPSDIGFATRRVLADIGRAARLFARLVGLAGPTLQRFGLVRDQLHFLGNYSLSIIAVSGLFVGFVLGLQGYYTLQRYGASQALGLLVALSLVRELGPVVSALLFAGRAGTSLTAEIGLMRAGEQLSAMEMMAVDPVRRILAPRFWAGVIAMPLLAAVFSAVGVIGGWVVGVVMLGVDGGAFWGQMQSGVDVWADVGNGVLKSFVFGVTVTFVALLQGYVAKPTPEGVSRATTRTVVMASLAVLGLDFLLTAWMFSI
- a CDS encoding ABC transporter ATP-binding protein; its protein translation is MSESAPLVELRNVTFSYGERPILRDLSLTIPRGKVTALMGASGGGKTTVLRLIGGQQMAQQGEVLFDGQDVARMDAAQLYAARRRMGMLFQFGALFTDMSVFENVAFPLREHTDLSEALVRDIVLMKLQAVGLRGARDLLPSQISGGMARRVALARAIALDPELILYDEPFAGLDPISLGTAAQLIRQLNDAMGLTTLVVSHDVEETFRVADHVVILGPGVVAAQGTPDEVRASTDPLVHQFVHALPTGPVPFHYPGPTVADDFGPLGIGSGTGGGAR
- the mlaD gene encoding outer membrane lipid asymmetry maintenance protein MlaD; this translates as MQHSKNDIWVGLFVLLGGAALLFLALQSANLLRVQWQTGYHVTALFDNIGGLKPQAAVRSAGVVVGRVNAIAFDDKTFQAQVTLEMDKRYAFPKDSSLKILTNGLLGDQYIGIQAGAEEKNLTEGDRITSTQSAVVLENLISQFLYGKAEEGGGASSGGAKK